One segment of Schistocerca cancellata isolate TAMUIC-IGC-003103 chromosome 2, iqSchCanc2.1, whole genome shotgun sequence DNA contains the following:
- the LOC126158667 gene encoding LOW QUALITY PROTEIN: PIH1 domain-containing protein 1-like (The sequence of the model RefSeq protein was modified relative to this genomic sequence to represent the inferred CDS: deleted 1 base in 1 codon) produces the protein MKPTDEEEIETLFPELREAANAVPWKYVQPLPGMCVKAKPSEGDKVFVNICHTEEIPKLADVTEDDLMSIWNSDEAPSYRLPLSMGEPRDVEDKPGKPAKAFDVAINTEFFKKVSTNKFFKNFLLLVVMEGLKDKYKMQIDTVEYTILKNRKAIGTLQKHRIEQRPPKKGPLTQEIGNKTLEVQKQPEKKKEISDDRPPAPSSVSKGNIVSGSREPEYRIVRGPAEGEPQLLIATFVLTDVISAREIALDVGEDRIVFESRKRNYLLHIFIPYTVDQEMTIAEFESSSRVLTLKMPVTTAA, from the exons ATGAAACCTACAGATGAAGAAGAAATCGAAACATTATTTCCTGAACTCAGGGAGGCAGCAAATGCAGTGCCGTGGAAATACGTACAGCCATTACCAGGAATGTGTGTGAAGGCAAAACCTTCAGAGGGAGACAAAGTGTTTGTGAACATATGCCACACTGAAGAAATTCCAAAGCTAGCTGATGTGACTGAAGATGACTTGATGTCTATCTGGAATTCTGATGAAGCACCAAGTTACCGTTTACCACTAAGCATGGGTGAACCAAGAGATGTGGAAGATAAACCAGGAAAACcagcaaaagcttttgatgtggccATCAACACCGAATTCTTCAAGAAAGTTTCAACCAACAAGTTTTTCAAGAACTTTCTGTTACTTGTAGTAATGGAAGGTCTTAAAGataaatataaaatgcagattgataCAGTAGAGTACACCATTCTGAAGAACCGCAAAGCAATAGGAACACTTCAGAAGCACCGTATAGAGCAGCGTCCACCAAAGAAGGGACCTCTTACACAGGAAATCGGCAACAAGACTCTTGAGGTCCAGAAGCAGCCTGAGAAGAAAAAGGAAATATCCGATGACAGGCCACCTGCTCCCTCCTCTGTGAGCAAGGGAAATATTGTGTCAGGTTCGAGGGAACCAGAATACAGGATAGTGCGTGGACCTGCTGAGGGTGAACCTCAACTTTTGATTGCTACTTTCGTGTTAACAGATGTGATTTCGGCACGAGAAATTGCCTTGGATGTGGGTGAAGATCGTATT GTATTTGAAAGTCGTaaaaggaactatctgcttcatatTTTCATACCATATACAGTTGATCAAGAGATGACAATTGCAGAGTTTGAGTCCAGTAGTAGGGTTCTTACTCTGAAGATGCCCGTGACGACTGCAGCATAA